The Candidatus Desulfofervidus auxilii genomic sequence TTTAACATTACCAATTAAATCCAGAAAATTTTATATCTTTTTTAGGGAAAATGCTATAATAATTGACATTTGAATTAGGAAATGGCATAAACTGCAAAGTTACTTTGTTTTTAAATAATTTAAATGTCTGTTTTAGTAGAAATAGATTTAAAGGCTATTGCAGCTAATCTAGCAGAGATAAAAAAATTTGTTGGGAATAAAATTAAAATAATGCCTGTAGTTAAAGCAGATGCTTATGGACATGGACTTATACCAGTAGCACAGACATTAGTAAAAAATGGGGTGGAATTTTTAGCTGTAAGTTATGTAACAGAAGGGATAGAGTTGAGAGAAGCAGGAATTAATATACCTATTGTTATTTTGCTTGGAGTACTTCCAGAAGAAATTGAGGCTGTTTTTAAATATCAGTTTATACCTGTCATTTATCGTTTAGAAATAGCCTCCCTTTTATCAAAAAAAGCAATAAAATACAAAACAGTTTTATCAGTATTTTTAAAGATAGATACAGGTATGGGAAGATTGGGTGTATTTTATAAAGAGGCAATCTCTTTTTTAAAATCTATTTTGACTATGCCTGGCTTAAAAATTTTAGGTATTACATCACATTTAGCAGTAGCAGAGTCTAATGAAGAGTTTACTAAAAAGCAATTGAGTCGTTTTAAAGAAGTATTAAAAGCTGCTAAAGAGATGGGATTTCAATTGCCTTATAATCATATTGCAAATAGTGCAGGCATCCTTAATTACAATGAAAGTTTTTTTCAAGTTGTAAGACCTGGCTTAAGCATCTATGGCATTTATCCTGTTTCTTCTCTTAGGAAAAAAATAAAATTAAAACCAGCAATGAGTGTTAAAACAAAAATTATTTACTTAAAATGGCTTCCTCCTAATGTAGGAGTAAGTTATGGTCATACATTCATGACATCAAGAAAAACAAAAGTGGCTGTTTTACCTATTGGTTATGATCAAGGACTTTTAAGACAACTTTCTAATAAAGGAGAAGTTCTTATTCAAGGTAAAAGGGCACCTATTATTGGTACTGTTTGTATGCACTTAACTATGGTAGATGTTACACATATTGAGCATCTTAATTTAGGGGAGGAGGTAGTAATCCTTGGGAAACAAGGGAAAGAAGAGATTACAGCTGAGGAGATAGCAAAAAAGGCAGGTACTATAAGCTATGATGTGCTTTGCCGTTTTGGTAAAAATAATTTAAGGGTATATAAATGTTAAATTCATCTTTTAAAAAATATACTTATGGTCAAGATAAAGCTTGTTCCCCAACTGAGACAATAAAAAAGGCATTAAACCGATTATATCAAGATAAAAAACCTATATTAAAAGAAATTTTGCGAATAGATACATTAGATAGAATTGGTATTCCCGTTTACACTTGTAAGCTTAATTTAGAAGTTATTAAAACTCTTGGGTTTGAAGAGACATTTGGTAAAGGTATTACACCTGAGCAAGCCCAAGCTAGCGCCCTTATGGAATTAGTAGAAAGATATAGTGGTTTTTCTTTTTTGAAAAAGAATTTTTTAATAGATTCCTTTATTAAAATAAAGGAAAAAGCTATACCAATTGAGAATTTACTTTTACCTTTGCCTTTTCTTTTTAGGCAAGATATATTTGTTGAAAAATTAAGAAATGTTTCTTTATGTTGGATTGAAGCATATAATCTTATTAAGAACAAAAAATTTTTATTTCCCTTACCTTGGTTTTATCGCATTTATGGTACTACTGGTTGGGCAGCAGGTAATAGTTTAGAAGAGGCTATTCTTCAAGCCATTTGTGAAATTATTGAAAGACATTGTGTTTCAATTGTAATGGAAGAAAGACTTGAAGTGCCTACTATAAGGATTGATTCAATAAATTCTTCATTAATTCAAGAATTGCTTAAAAAAATTTCTGATGCAGGTATTGAATTATTTATAAAGGATTTTTCATTAGGTTTAGGTATTCCTACAATAGCAGTTATTGCTCATGATCCCTCTCCGCCAACGCCAACTCTAAAAGTATATGCTGCTGCTGGAACTCATCTAAATCCAAATTTTGCTCTTATTCGAGCCTTAATAGAATTTACTCAACACCGAGCACAAATCATTTATCGTGAATTAATACAAAAGCGTCCTGGTGGCCCAACCTATTGCTTTTTAAGGTTTAAAGATTTAAAAGATGCAAATTTCCTTATAAAGGGAGATAAAATTCCCTTTAGTAATCTTCCTTCTTTTTCTCATCCTGATTTTAAAGTAGAAATAGAGTATATTTTAAATTTAATCTCTCAAAGAGGATTTGAAGTATTTATAATAGAAACTACTCATCCTTCTATACAGTTGCCCTCTGTTATTGTCACTATACCTGGTGTTCGACTTAATCGGCCAAGTACAAAACTTCATCCTTATTTATTATTAGCTCGCCAATTTATGGATTTAAAAGACTATAAAAAAGCATTAAGTTATATAGAAGAAACTTTTGAAGATGAGCCTTCTTATCGTAAGCTGCCACAGATTCTTTGTCAGGCAGCTGTATGTGCAAAAAAGGCAAGTGATTATCAAAAAGCATTAAAATATTATGAAGAAGCAGTAGAGATTGCTCCTTATCTCCTTCAATCTGAAAAATTTGTATTGGATTTTGCTGAAACACATGCCAAAATCTTTAAATCATCTCAAACAGATTCTTAAACATATAAATGGACATGGTTATAAAGCATATAAAGAATTGGAAGGAACTTATCAATTTTCATGGTTCCAATTAGCTATTGATCATGTACAAGGAGATC encodes the following:
- the alr gene encoding alanine racemase, which codes for MSVLVEIDLKAIAANLAEIKKFVGNKIKIMPVVKADAYGHGLIPVAQTLVKNGVEFLAVSYVTEGIELREAGINIPIVILLGVLPEEIEAVFKYQFIPVIYRLEIASLLSKKAIKYKTVLSVFLKIDTGMGRLGVFYKEAISFLKSILTMPGLKILGITSHLAVAESNEEFTKKQLSRFKEVLKAAKEMGFQLPYNHIANSAGILNYNESFFQVVRPGLSIYGIYPVSSLRKKIKLKPAMSVKTKIIYLKWLPPNVGVSYGHTFMTSRKTKVAVLPIGYDQGLLRQLSNKGEVLIQGKRAPIIGTVCMHLTMVDVTHIEHLNLGEEVVILGKQGKEEITAEEIAKKAGTISYDVLCRFGKNNLRVYKC
- a CDS encoding YcaO-like family protein; the protein is MLNSSFKKYTYGQDKACSPTETIKKALNRLYQDKKPILKEILRIDTLDRIGIPVYTCKLNLEVIKTLGFEETFGKGITPEQAQASALMELVERYSGFSFLKKNFLIDSFIKIKEKAIPIENLLLPLPFLFRQDIFVEKLRNVSLCWIEAYNLIKNKKFLFPLPWFYRIYGTTGWAAGNSLEEAILQAICEIIERHCVSIVMEERLEVPTIRIDSINSSLIQELLKKISDAGIELFIKDFSLGLGIPTIAVIAHDPSPPTPTLKVYAAAGTHLNPNFALIRALIEFTQHRAQIIYRELIQKRPGGPTYCFLRFKDLKDANFLIKGDKIPFSNLPSFSHPDFKVEIEYILNLISQRGFEVFIIETTHPSIQLPSVIVTIPGVRLNRPSTKLHPYLLLARQFMDLKDYKKALSYIEETFEDEPSYRKLPQILCQAAVCAKKASDYQKALKYYEEAVEIAPYLLQSEKFVLDFAETHAKIFKSSQTDS